The proteins below are encoded in one region of Neisseria bacilliformis:
- the iscX gene encoding Fe-S cluster assembly protein IscX: MKWTDTQRIAEELYDLHGDTIDPKTLRFTQLRDMILALPEFDDDPARCGERILEAVQQAWIEEAE, translated from the coding sequence ATGAAATGGACCGACACCCAACGCATCGCCGAAGAACTCTACGACCTGCACGGCGACACCATCGACCCGAAAACCCTGCGCTTCACCCAACTGCGCGACATGATTCTCGCCCTACCCGAGTTCGACGACGACCCCGCCCGCTGCGGCGAGCGCATTCTCGAAGCCGTGCAGCAGGCCTGGATCGAAGAGGCGGAATAA
- a CDS encoding TIGR02328 family protein codes for MRLWHETLIPRLPHSQLLGQHRECAALRGAGWGRPHATVNYVFRHPPYLLYRYHLLIMQEMAKRGYKPDQQWLNPRHRGKTLPPYEHDNPAPAGSPIYPEHNDDYLQECLDNLKSKGIILPADSV; via the coding sequence ATGAGACTCTGGCACGAAACCCTCATCCCCCGCCTGCCCCACTCCCAGCTTCTGGGCCAGCACCGCGAATGCGCCGCCCTGCGCGGCGCGGGCTGGGGCAGGCCGCATGCCACGGTAAACTACGTTTTCCGCCATCCGCCCTACCTGCTCTACCGCTACCACCTGCTCATCATGCAGGAAATGGCCAAACGAGGCTACAAACCCGACCAACAATGGCTCAACCCGCGCCATCGCGGCAAAACCCTGCCGCCCTACGAACACGACAACCCCGCGCCCGCCGGTAGCCCGATTTACCCAGAACACAACGACGACTATCTGCAAGAATGCCTCGACAACCTCAAAAGCAAAGGCATTATTCTGCCTGCCGACTCCGTATAG
- the fdx gene encoding ISC system 2Fe-2S type ferredoxin, which translates to MPKITVLPHAVLCPEGAVIENAPEGQTVLDVLLDHDIEVDHACEKSCACTTCHVIIRKGFDSMEEPTELEEDLLDQAWGLEADSRLSCQAVVADEDLVVEIPKYTINHAREDH; encoded by the coding sequence ATGCCCAAAATCACCGTATTGCCACACGCCGTCCTCTGCCCCGAAGGCGCAGTCATCGAAAACGCCCCCGAGGGCCAAACCGTGCTCGACGTTTTGCTCGATCACGATATCGAAGTCGACCACGCCTGCGAAAAATCCTGCGCCTGCACCACCTGCCACGTGATTATCCGTAAAGGCTTCGACAGCATGGAAGAGCCGACCGAACTCGAAGAAGACCTGCTCGACCAGGCCTGGGGCTTGGAAGCCGACTCGCGCCTGAGCTGCCAGGCCGTCGTCGCCGATGAAGACTTGGTGGTCGAAATCCCCAAATACACCATCAACCACGCCCGCGAAGATCATTAA
- the dinB gene encoding DNA polymerase IV, whose product MQQRKIIHIDMDAFYASVELRERPELRGQPLVVAWEGARSVVCAASYEARRFGLHSAMSAAAARRRCPQAVFVPPQFPLYRQVSQQIHGIFRRHTDLIEPLSLDEAYLDVTRNKQNHPYAGDIARLIRADILAETGLTASAGIAPNKFLAKIASDWHKPDGQFSLPPQKIEAFLAALPLGKIPGVGKVTLQKMHRLGLKTAGDLRRMERGELANLFGKWGYRLYDLARGIDNRPVKAERERVQISTEITLPEDLPLALILQHLPHLAADLWAQAARKQCRARSVTLKLKTARFRTLTRSLTYSSPLPDTTALLAAARELAARIPPDTEGGYRLIGLGVSHLEQPGIQPDLWPQNEEAV is encoded by the coding sequence ATGCAGCAGCGCAAAATCATCCACATCGACATGGACGCCTTCTACGCCTCCGTAGAACTGCGCGAACGCCCCGAACTGCGCGGCCAACCCCTCGTCGTCGCCTGGGAAGGAGCGCGCTCCGTCGTCTGCGCCGCCTCCTACGAAGCCCGCCGCTTCGGCCTGCACTCGGCCATGTCCGCCGCCGCCGCCCGCCGCCGCTGCCCCCAAGCCGTATTCGTACCGCCGCAGTTCCCCCTCTACCGCCAAGTCTCCCAACAAATACACGGTATCTTCCGGCGGCACACCGACCTCATCGAACCCCTCTCCCTCGACGAAGCCTACCTCGACGTAACCCGCAACAAACAAAACCACCCCTACGCCGGCGACATTGCCCGCCTCATCCGCGCCGACATCCTCGCCGAAACCGGCCTCACCGCCTCCGCCGGCATCGCCCCCAACAAATTCCTCGCCAAAATCGCCTCCGACTGGCACAAACCCGACGGCCAGTTTTCCCTGCCCCCGCAGAAAATCGAAGCCTTCCTCGCCGCCCTGCCCCTGGGCAAAATCCCCGGCGTCGGCAAAGTAACCCTGCAAAAAATGCACCGCCTCGGCCTCAAAACCGCCGGCGACTTGCGCCGCATGGAACGCGGCGAACTGGCCAACCTCTTCGGCAAATGGGGCTACCGCCTCTACGACCTCGCGCGCGGCATCGACAACCGCCCCGTCAAAGCCGAACGCGAGCGCGTCCAGATTTCCACCGAAATCACCCTGCCCGAAGACCTGCCCCTCGCCCTCATCCTGCAACACCTGCCCCACCTGGCCGCAGACCTCTGGGCGCAGGCCGCACGCAAACAATGCCGCGCCCGCAGCGTAACCCTCAAACTCAAAACCGCCCGCTTCCGCACCCTCACCCGCAGCCTCACCTACTCCTCCCCCCTGCCCGACACCACCGCCCTCCTCGCCGCCGCCCGCGAACTCGCCGCCCGCATCCCGCCCGACACCGAAGGCGGCTACCGCCTCATCGGCCTGGGCGTCTCCCACCTCGAACAACCCGGCATCCAGCCCGATTTATGGCCGCAAAACGAAGAGGCCGTCTGA
- a CDS encoding polyamine aminopropyltransferase: MPRHPYRRLRAAQNTLPEVGISESGNIRSLHLGSNTIQSSMNLDDPAELVLSYSRAMMGWLLFADPPAHITQIGLGGGSFARWIDAHLPDTRQSVVEINPQVIAVARSLFELPFEGEHFEIIEADGAQYVKTLLGGTNILLVDGFDGEQIIDSLVCPEFFRDCRRALSENGIFAANWWSGDKRYPRFLAELSAAFEGRVLQIPAETHGNIAVTAFCRTPRELRFDTLKKRAAKLAGQYGLDFPALLAAAKAANPHNGSAFTL, encoded by the coding sequence ATGCCCCGCCACCCCTACCGCCGCCTGCGCGCCGCCCAAAACACCCTGCCCGAAGTCGGCATCTCCGAATCCGGCAACATCCGCTCCCTGCACCTGGGCAGCAACACCATCCAAAGCTCAATGAACCTCGACGACCCCGCCGAACTCGTCCTCTCATACAGCCGCGCCATGATGGGCTGGCTGCTGTTTGCCGACCCGCCCGCACACATCACCCAAATCGGCCTCGGCGGCGGCTCGTTCGCCCGCTGGATAGACGCGCACCTGCCCGACACCCGCCAAAGCGTCGTCGAAATCAACCCCCAAGTCATCGCCGTCGCCCGCAGCCTGTTCGAGCTGCCCTTTGAGGGCGAACACTTTGAAATCATCGAAGCCGACGGCGCGCAATACGTCAAAACCCTGCTCGGCGGCACCAACATCCTGCTGGTTGACGGCTTCGACGGCGAACAAATCATCGACAGCCTCGTATGCCCCGAATTCTTCCGCGACTGCCGCCGCGCCCTTTCCGAAAACGGCATCTTCGCCGCCAACTGGTGGAGCGGCGACAAACGCTACCCCCGCTTCCTCGCCGAACTCTCCGCCGCCTTTGAAGGCCGCGTACTGCAAATCCCCGCCGAAACCCACGGCAACATCGCCGTAACCGCCTTCTGCCGCACCCCGCGCGAACTGCGCTTCGACACCCTGAAAAAACGCGCCGCCAAACTTGCCGGCCAATACGGCCTCGACTTCCCCGCCCTGCTTGCCGCCGCCAAAGCCGCCAACCCCCACAACGGCAGCGCGTTCACCCTCTGA